A window of the Haloquadratum walsbyi C23 genome harbors these coding sequences:
- a CDS encoding MarR family transcriptional regulator: MSIDRDTFENTTEDELTELSVPDQVLGFLAANDDRAFKTREIASQIGINEGAVSTALSRLKNRDLVEHKATYWVVTDDTERLEGYSGYERATALFNDKLGTEDKEAWREHAPQEPHPSVEDEQ; encoded by the coding sequence ATGTCCATCGACCGAGACACCTTCGAGAACACGACCGAGGACGAGCTCACGGAGCTTTCGGTCCCTGATCAGGTCCTCGGATTTCTCGCCGCTAACGACGATCGTGCGTTCAAGACGCGCGAAATTGCCTCTCAGATCGGCATTAACGAGGGGGCGGTGAGTACTGCGCTCTCACGGTTGAAGAACCGCGATCTGGTCGAACACAAGGCGACGTACTGGGTCGTGACTGACGACACCGAGCGCCTCGAAGGATACAGCGGGTACGAGCGGGCGACCGCATTGTTTAACGACAAACTCGGTACAGAGGATAAGGAGGCGTGGCGCGAGCACGCACCGCAGGAACCCCACCCGAGCGTCGAGGATGAACAGTGA
- a CDS encoding CopG family ribbon-helix-helix protein, with protein sequence MSVVSISMPEALLERIDEFADEHGYSGRSEVVREGTRTLLEEFQGRTIDGQKHMCTVTVVFEYCQPAVQQRLTGVRHEYDAIVSATTHTHVQDQYCMELYVLEGTTEALSGFVNTVRAVPDIRAVDYSIAPISDGQCQLSHSE encoded by the coding sequence ATGAGCGTTGTTAGCATATCGATGCCCGAGGCGTTACTCGAACGCATCGACGAGTTCGCCGACGAACACGGGTACAGTGGCCGAAGCGAGGTCGTCCGCGAAGGCACACGGACGCTGCTTGAAGAGTTTCAGGGGCGAACCATCGACGGACAGAAGCATATGTGTACAGTCACGGTGGTCTTCGAGTACTGTCAACCTGCCGTCCAGCAGCGTCTCACGGGAGTACGCCACGAATACGATGCTATCGTCTCCGCGACTACTCATACACACGTCCAAGACCAGTACTGTATGGAGTTGTACGTCCTAGAGGGGACCACGGAGGCCCTATCCGGCTTCGTCAACACCGTCCGGGCCGTGCCGGATATCCGGGCAGTAGATTACTCGATTGCGCCAATTAGTGACGGTCAGTGCCAGCTATCTCATTCGGAATAG
- a CDS encoding type II toxin-antitoxin system PemK/MazF family toxin — translation MSDDTKIRRGDVVIIQLDPAEGHEMQKTRPAVVVQNDVGNKNSKITIVAPATGTYRSYPFEVLVEASDSPFEKDFSVRLDQIRVVSVEKQIHSVAGSLADSTVGEIDDALKLSLGLD, via the coding sequence ATGAGCGACGACACCAAGATTCGGCGCGGTGATGTCGTTATCATTCAACTCGATCCTGCCGAGGGGCACGAAATGCAGAAAACACGGCCTGCGGTAGTGGTCCAGAACGATGTCGGGAACAAGAACTCTAAGATCACAATCGTTGCACCTGCGACGGGAACGTACCGAAGCTATCCCTTTGAGGTACTCGTGGAAGCGTCGGACTCACCGTTCGAGAAAGACTTCTCTGTGCGGCTTGATCAAATTCGAGTCGTGTCTGTTGAGAAGCAAATCCATTCGGTGGCTGGCAGTCTCGCCGACTCGACAGTGGGCGAGATCGACGACGCGCTCAAACTGAGTCTCGGACTCGACTGA
- a CDS encoding nickel-responsive regulator, with translation MTERLRDDLDTFAEEHGYTGRSEVIREACQSLLEEYQETDDEDRRVLATVTAAFGYDEPEIERRMMDIRHEFEALVRSNSHNCLEGNAGCVETFVIEAAHNDVLRFIGTVRGADESVSVEYTVVPVDAMNAETSDE, from the coding sequence ATGACGGAGCGACTCCGGGACGATCTCGATACGTTTGCGGAAGAACATGGTTACACCGGACGAAGTGAGGTCATTCGCGAAGCGTGCCAGTCGCTACTTGAAGAGTATCAAGAAACAGACGACGAGGATCGGCGGGTATTGGCGACAGTTACGGCTGCTTTTGGATACGACGAACCGGAGATCGAACGCCGGATGATGGATATCCGCCACGAATTCGAAGCGTTAGTTCGGTCGAACTCTCACAACTGTCTCGAAGGCAACGCCGGCTGTGTCGAGACGTTCGTCATCGAAGCCGCACATAATGACGTCCTGCGTTTTATCGGGACCGTTCGAGGAGCAGACGAGTCAGTCTCGGTCGAATACACAGTTGTCCCTGTCGATGCGATGAATGCCGAAACCAGCGATGAATAG
- a CDS encoding GTP-binding protein, whose protein sequence is MTIDEQPPVTILSGGLGAGKTTLLNHLLTVGGEAYDIAVLVNDVGEVNVDANLIENGSELSMEDGGVTELSNGCICCGLQNELDRELKRLAFEAEFDYLVIEASGISDPVPIAQRFVSPARASALYNLDTTVTVVDAAQFHQAFVDGRPLKSTDDDARPLSDLLAEQVEFCDVLILNKCDLVSETEREAVERVVRTLHPGVDFVQTTESTVDPERVLGTGRFDQDEASNSARWKQALSPDHGDGTDVDSDEHHESQPEADDHSHDKAHDHRHPPEEFGVDSFVYERHRPFHPERFSEWLRSFPESIVRAKGHLWVAGRERYALDLSQAGTQTHIEVNGRWAVTLPEFQRESYRESRSDLHWDERWGDREVKLVFIGAGMDESSIMDTLDDCLISETGMDENWEAFENPFPGTMEWSQSPMEQRLVVGDRS, encoded by the coding sequence ATGACCATCGACGAGCAACCACCGGTCACGATCCTCAGTGGGGGACTCGGCGCCGGAAAGACGACCCTGCTCAATCATCTTCTTACCGTCGGCGGCGAGGCGTACGATATCGCCGTCCTGGTCAACGATGTCGGCGAAGTAAACGTCGATGCCAATCTTATCGAGAACGGCTCCGAACTCTCGATGGAAGACGGCGGTGTCACGGAGCTGTCGAACGGCTGTATCTGCTGTGGGCTGCAGAACGAACTCGATCGGGAATTGAAACGCCTCGCGTTCGAAGCGGAATTCGACTATCTGGTCATCGAAGCCTCGGGTATCAGTGATCCCGTCCCCATCGCCCAGCGGTTCGTCTCGCCCGCACGTGCGTCGGCACTGTACAATCTCGATACGACCGTCACGGTGGTCGATGCCGCACAGTTCCATCAGGCGTTCGTCGATGGCCGCCCACTCAAATCGACAGACGACGACGCCCGACCGCTGTCGGACCTCCTCGCCGAGCAAGTCGAGTTCTGCGACGTACTCATCCTCAATAAGTGTGATCTCGTTTCCGAGACAGAGCGCGAAGCGGTCGAACGCGTCGTCCGAACACTCCATCCCGGGGTCGACTTCGTCCAAACGACCGAAAGCACCGTCGACCCGGAACGAGTTCTCGGAACGGGTCGGTTCGATCAAGACGAGGCGAGTAATTCCGCCCGGTGGAAACAGGCACTCTCGCCCGATCACGGCGACGGCACAGACGTCGATTCAGACGAGCACCACGAGAGCCAGCCGGAGGCAGACGACCACAGCCACGACAAGGCGCACGACCATCGTCACCCACCAGAGGAGTTCGGTGTTGACTCGTTCGTCTACGAGCGCCACCGGCCGTTCCATCCCGAACGCTTCAGCGAGTGGCTCCGTTCGTTCCCTGAGTCCATCGTCAGAGCCAAGGGCCACCTGTGGGTCGCTGGTCGCGAGCGCTACGCCCTCGACCTGAGTCAGGCGGGAACACAGACCCACATCGAGGTCAACGGGCGGTGGGCAGTCACACTCCCCGAGTTCCAGCGTGAGTCCTACCGCGAATCGCGGTCGGACCTCCACTGGGACGAACGGTGGGGTGACCGCGAAGTGAAACTCGTCTTCATCGGGGCCGGGATGGACGAATCCAGCATCATGGATACGCTCGACGACTGCCTCATTTCGGAGACAGGGATGGACGAGAACTGGGAAGCGTTCGAGAATCCGTTCCCGGGGACGATGGAGTGGTCGCAGTCCCCGATGGAACAACGCCTCGTGGTAGGTGACCGATCGTGA
- a CDS encoding iron-sulfur cluster assembly scaffold protein codes for MQGSKMYQEVILDHYRNPRRWGRLSPATVSHTGENASCGDELTFDLRLAEDGETIEEVTFTGEGCAISIASASLLAEELPGMTLSEVRDLNREDALDLLGIELTPMRVPCAVLAEKVVQDGIESHEEGA; via the coding sequence ATGCAGGGTTCGAAAATGTATCAGGAGGTAATCCTGGATCACTACCGCAATCCTCGAAGGTGGGGACGCCTCTCGCCAGCTACCGTCTCGCACACTGGCGAGAACGCTTCCTGTGGCGACGAACTCACGTTCGATCTCAGACTCGCCGAGGACGGTGAAACGATTGAAGAGGTCACGTTTACTGGAGAGGGCTGTGCAATCAGCATCGCAAGCGCGAGCCTGCTCGCCGAAGAACTCCCAGGAATGACGCTCTCAGAGGTTCGTGACCTCAATCGTGAGGACGCCCTCGATCTCTTGGGAATCGAGCTGACGCCGATGCGCGTCCCGTGTGCTGTGCTCGCGGAGAAAGTGGTTCAGGACGGTATCGAGAGCCATGAGGAGGGCGCGTAA
- a CDS encoding protein adenylyltransferase SelO: MVFSFNTTYEDLDSDLYCKVAPKDIDNPEILVINDGLCADIGLDTSELNATILAGQDLTEESIAQAYAGHQYGSFTLLGDGRAMILGEHVHEDNRYDIQLKGSGRTPYSGRGDGNATVSSMLREYLYSYAMQNLNIKTSRSLAVIETEETVERRRTEPGAILVRVMNSHIRYGTFQYVAAQISNELPRFTDYVIDRHYPELNAKDRTYLEFFDAVMQSSIEMVIDWLRIGFIHGVMNTDNMSIDGETFDYGPCAFMNYYDEEAVFSSIDKHGRYAFGNQRPILRWNLERFAESLQPLCAQSALTYDELEGKLDEFEDRFDAQYYTMMRRKLGINSDGEEELVDEFVEWLRKSSADYTNTFLELEMPGTFDDPAFASTEFERLRNKLTAVGLDAELMQEANPRYILRNYLAEEALDEYIETGDLSKFKRLLTVLKDPYTSTDLGSRFQQPPSREFDTEYVTYCNT; the protein is encoded by the coding sequence ATGGTCTTTTCGTTCAACACCACTTACGAAGATTTAGATTCGGATCTGTATTGCAAAGTAGCCCCAAAAGATATTGATAATCCCGAAATTTTGGTTATTAATGACGGGCTCTGTGCTGATATTGGATTGGATACATCGGAACTTAATGCTACCATTCTAGCGGGTCAGGATCTCACAGAAGAATCAATCGCCCAGGCATATGCAGGCCACCAGTATGGAAGTTTTACTCTCTTGGGCGACGGGAGAGCGATGATACTCGGCGAACATGTCCACGAAGATAACAGATACGATATTCAACTGAAAGGATCTGGTCGAACGCCGTACTCCGGGAGAGGTGATGGCAACGCAACGGTCAGTTCAATGCTCAGAGAATATCTGTACTCATATGCGATGCAGAATCTAAACATCAAAACATCAAGAAGTTTGGCGGTCATCGAAACCGAGGAAACAGTTGAACGACGACGGACAGAACCTGGAGCCATCCTTGTTCGAGTGATGAACAGTCATATTCGATACGGGACTTTCCAGTATGTCGCAGCTCAGATATCCAATGAACTACCACGATTCACCGACTATGTTATTGACCGGCATTATCCGGAATTAAACGCAAAAGATCGGACATATCTAGAATTCTTCGATGCAGTCATGCAGTCATCGATTGAGATGGTCATTGACTGGCTACGTATCGGATTTATTCATGGCGTCATGAACACGGACAATATGAGTATCGATGGCGAAACATTTGATTACGGACCCTGCGCATTCATGAATTATTATGATGAGGAGGCGGTTTTCAGCTCAATCGATAAACACGGGCGATATGCGTTCGGAAACCAGCGACCGATCCTGCGGTGGAATCTCGAACGATTCGCAGAGTCACTCCAACCGTTGTGTGCCCAGTCAGCGCTCACGTATGACGAACTCGAAGGCAAACTAGACGAGTTTGAGGATCGATTTGATGCGCAATACTACACGATGATGCGGAGGAAACTGGGGATTAACTCAGATGGCGAGGAAGAACTCGTCGATGAATTCGTGGAGTGGCTTCGCAAATCGAGCGCAGACTATACCAATACGTTCCTCGAATTAGAGATGCCCGGTACGTTTGATGACCCAGCGTTTGCAAGTACGGAATTCGAACGGCTCAGGAATAAACTGACTGCTGTCGGTCTAGATGCGGAGTTGATGCAAGAAGCCAATCCGCGATATATCCTCCGCAACTACCTGGCTGAAGAAGCACTGGATGAGTATATCGAAACTGGGGACCTATCCAAATTCAAGAGATTATTGACCGTGCTAAAAGACCCCTATACATCGACGGATCTGGGTTCACGATTCCAACAACCACCGTCACGAGAGTTCGATACAGAGTATGTAACATACTGTAATACTTGA
- a CDS encoding MogA/MoaB family molybdenum cofactor biosynthesis protein, whose translation MIQNDRELPPVADRRTTDADDHDCIDPLGVAIVTVSSSRGDGVETTPPDPSGDAIASILVEAGHVVTSRRMVPDDYVRIKTTVSECLDRPDVDLVVTTGGTGVTVDDVTPDAVSELFDRELPGFGEAFRWLSWEEVRTRIVSTRATAGIARDVPVFVLPGSVNAVELATAEIIAEEAPHLAGLASRHEVA comes from the coding sequence GTGATCCAGAATGACCGCGAACTTCCTCCAGTAGCGGACCGACGGACGACGGATGCCGACGACCACGACTGTATCGACCCGCTGGGCGTGGCCATCGTAACCGTGTCCTCGTCCCGCGGAGATGGCGTCGAAACGACGCCACCCGATCCCAGTGGTGACGCCATTGCGAGTATCCTCGTCGAAGCGGGTCACGTCGTTACGTCACGTCGGATGGTTCCGGACGACTACGTCCGGATCAAGACCACAGTGAGCGAGTGCCTGGATCGACCGGACGTCGACCTCGTCGTCACCACGGGCGGGACGGGCGTCACCGTCGACGACGTCACTCCGGACGCGGTGAGCGAGCTCTTCGACCGCGAACTGCCGGGCTTCGGCGAGGCGTTCAGGTGGCTCTCGTGGGAGGAGGTACGGACGCGTATCGTCTCCACCCGTGCGACAGCGGGTATCGCCCGCGATGTTCCGGTGTTCGTCCTACCGGGAAGTGTGAATGCCGTTGAGCTCGCTACGGCGGAGATTATCGCCGAGGAAGCTCCGCATCTCGCCGGGCTCGCAAGTCGACACGAGGTGGCGTAA
- a CDS encoding GTP-binding protein → MPFNSDSIPVTILSGSLGAGKTTTLNHILSSEQKLNAAVLVNDMGEVNVDADLVERESDLTQNDDEIIEMSNGCICCRLRGDMLDEVGRLADERDFEYLLVESSGISEPIPVAQTFVRGFEDAEFDPTGVYDLDTMVSVVDAHSFWKGFDSGQALTDDSIDPQGNRVPEEALIDQIEFCDVLLLNKCDLVPDDEIDEMEAVLRALQPRANIIRTEHGAVDPEKILNTGRFDFDRASQSAGWKRELQHGHHHESAADEHGVTSFSFDADRPFHPERIARLFADLPDGIVRAKGFFWSAGREDIAMGLDKAGQSVRAGPKGTWIATLPKAQQERYFATRPEIKEDWDDQWGDRGIQLVFIGREFDQEALIEQLEECVLSDAEMVEDWNAYPDPFTADEQRELALADD, encoded by the coding sequence ATGCCATTTAATAGCGATTCGATCCCAGTAACGATCCTCAGTGGAAGCCTTGGTGCCGGCAAGACGACGACGCTCAACCACATTCTCAGTAGCGAGCAGAAACTGAACGCTGCTGTCTTAGTCAACGATATGGGTGAGGTAAATGTCGACGCTGACCTCGTTGAACGCGAGTCGGATCTCACCCAGAACGACGACGAAATCATCGAAATGTCGAACGGCTGTATCTGCTGCCGTCTCCGTGGAGATATGCTTGATGAGGTGGGTCGATTAGCCGACGAGCGGGACTTTGAGTATCTTCTCGTGGAGTCGTCCGGAATCAGTGAACCGATTCCAGTTGCACAGACGTTTGTTCGTGGGTTCGAAGACGCAGAGTTCGATCCCACGGGAGTCTACGACCTCGACACGATGGTCAGCGTCGTTGACGCGCACAGCTTCTGGAAAGGGTTTGATTCCGGTCAAGCTCTCACTGACGACTCCATTGATCCACAGGGTAACCGGGTCCCCGAGGAGGCGCTGATAGATCAGATCGAGTTCTGCGATGTCCTCCTGTTGAACAAGTGCGATCTCGTCCCCGACGATGAGATCGACGAGATGGAGGCGGTACTACGAGCGCTCCAACCGCGAGCGAACATTATTCGGACCGAACACGGCGCCGTCGATCCCGAGAAGATCCTGAACACGGGCCGGTTCGATTTCGATCGCGCGAGTCAGTCTGCCGGGTGGAAGCGTGAACTCCAGCACGGACATCACCACGAGTCAGCCGCCGATGAACACGGCGTCACGTCCTTTAGTTTCGACGCTGACCGACCGTTCCATCCCGAGCGGATTGCTCGTCTCTTTGCCGACCTTCCCGATGGTATTGTTCGCGCAAAGGGTTTTTTCTGGTCCGCCGGTCGCGAAGACATCGCGATGGGGCTCGATAAAGCAGGGCAGTCGGTTCGGGCCGGTCCGAAAGGGACGTGGATCGCCACGCTCCCGAAGGCCCAACAGGAGCGCTACTTCGCTACCCGCCCTGAGATCAAAGAGGATTGGGACGACCAGTGGGGCGACCGCGGGATCCAGCTCGTGTTCATCGGCCGCGAATTCGATCAGGAGGCACTAATCGAGCAACTGGAAGAGTGTGTCCTCTCGGACGCAGAGATGGTCGAGGACTGGAACGCGTATCCGGACCCGTTCACTGCCGACGAGCAGCGTGAACTCGCACTGGCCGACGACTGA
- a CDS encoding CopG family ribbon-helix-helix protein — translation MRTSFNIPDTLLSEFDETWQAEELDSRSRGVREAMQEYIEAHTRLEDIEGDVVVIIAFDYEHEAVIEEIHDVQHQFQDVITTTNHIHEGEWCLETLFCSGPAPRARELTYRLRDFDAVSQVKLMLLAEH, via the coding sequence ATGCGTACGAGCTTTAATATCCCCGACACCCTTCTTTCCGAATTCGATGAGACATGGCAGGCAGAGGAATTAGATTCACGTTCGCGTGGCGTCCGCGAAGCGATGCAGGAGTATATCGAGGCACACACCAGATTGGAGGATATCGAAGGTGATGTCGTCGTTATCATCGCTTTCGATTATGAACACGAAGCGGTTATTGAGGAGATTCACGACGTGCAACACCAGTTTCAAGACGTCATCACGACCACGAACCATATTCATGAAGGTGAGTGGTGTCTCGAGACGCTGTTCTGCAGCGGACCGGCACCGCGTGCCCGGGAACTCACCTATCGCTTGCGCGATTTCGATGCGGTGAGTCAGGTCAAGCTGATGCTCCTCGCTGAACACTGA
- a CDS encoding ATP-binding cassette domain-containing protein, protein MHDVEFSVYPEEVVALVGGNGAGKSTLLEHLNATLVPDDGELVIGGTLITEDNKTHARSEVGFVFQDADTQLVAPTVLDDVMFGLQNYGVPGDEARERAREALATVDAGHLEDRIPHYLSGGEKRLVGLAGVLVLEPSVIVLDEPLAGLDPERSQLVAKRIEQIHEDGISVVLSTHDLEFAAEVADRVCAMVDGNIVGSGTPREVFYDDALLAEANLHPPSAVRVARDAGLGTTEQPVTEADLVALLTEADNPETTQIPSPSGRRHD, encoded by the coding sequence ATGCACGATGTCGAATTCTCGGTGTACCCTGAGGAAGTCGTCGCACTCGTCGGCGGTAACGGTGCTGGGAAGTCGACACTCCTCGAACACCTGAACGCGACGCTTGTTCCCGACGACGGCGAACTTGTCATTGGCGGCACGCTGATCACCGAAGATAATAAGACACATGCACGGAGCGAAGTCGGCTTCGTCTTCCAGGACGCCGATACCCAGCTCGTTGCGCCAACAGTCCTCGATGACGTAATGTTCGGTCTCCAGAACTACGGCGTGCCCGGTGACGAAGCGAGAGAGCGTGCTCGTGAGGCGCTTGCGACTGTTGACGCGGGTCACCTCGAAGACCGGATTCCTCACTATCTGAGCGGTGGCGAGAAACGCCTCGTCGGTCTCGCCGGTGTGCTCGTCCTCGAACCGAGTGTGATCGTGTTGGACGAACCACTTGCAGGGCTCGACCCCGAGCGCTCCCAACTGGTCGCCAAGCGAATCGAGCAGATTCACGAGGATGGTATTAGCGTCGTTCTGTCGACGCATGACCTCGAATTTGCCGCTGAAGTCGCAGACCGAGTCTGTGCGATGGTCGACGGCAATATCGTTGGAAGCGGAACGCCCCGGGAGGTGTTCTACGACGACGCGCTATTGGCGGAAGCAAACCTTCATCCGCCCAGTGCTGTTCGCGTGGCTCGGGATGCGGGGCTGGGAACGACCGAACAGCCAGTGACGGAAGCGGATCTAGTGGCGCTCCTCACAGAAGCTGACAACCCGGAAACCACGCAGATACCCTCTCCAAGTGGGCGTAGACACGACTGA
- a CDS encoding energy-coupling factor ABC transporter permease yields MAHIHLGEGTFPVWALILWTTIGVVLISAIVYRIRKGSIKTHQIALAGIGAAASFAVFQLNIPVWGGIHMNLTGLVGIIAGPLLGALIALVVNIFSAALGHGAVGLLGANTLVNASEAIVAYYAFKTLMRMDWDVFPASASAATLGLSAGAFLMGAIIIISGVNGSALPRGDLTIAVAGLVGLNLGVAVIEGILTGFIIQFLASVRPDLVDLADRDTQEEPTGVTA; encoded by the coding sequence ATGGCACACATTCACCTTGGAGAAGGAACGTTCCCGGTATGGGCACTTATTCTGTGGACGACGATCGGCGTGGTACTGATCAGTGCTATAGTCTACCGGATCCGGAAGGGCAGTATCAAAACACACCAGATCGCACTCGCCGGAATCGGCGCGGCGGCGAGTTTCGCGGTTTTCCAGTTGAATATCCCCGTTTGGGGGGGTATCCACATGAACCTCACCGGTCTCGTCGGCATTATCGCCGGACCGCTGCTTGGTGCGTTGATTGCGCTGGTGGTGAACATCTTCTCGGCAGCGCTTGGTCACGGTGCAGTCGGTCTCCTCGGGGCGAATACACTCGTCAACGCGAGCGAAGCTATCGTCGCTTACTACGCGTTCAAGACCCTGATGAGGATGGACTGGGATGTCTTCCCCGCCAGCGCTAGTGCCGCAACGCTCGGTCTTTCGGCAGGAGCGTTCCTAATGGGAGCGATCATTATAATAAGCGGCGTGAACGGGAGCGCACTGCCACGCGGTGACCTCACGATTGCGGTCGCTGGGCTTGTCGGACTCAATCTCGGCGTCGCAGTCATCGAGGGTATCCTGACTGGATTCATCATCCAGTTCCTCGCCTCCGTCCGTCCCGACCTCGTTGACCTTGCCGACCGTGACACACAGGAGGAACCGACCGGGGTGACGGCCTGA
- the cbiQ gene encoding cobalt ECF transporter T component CbiQ has product MTTLSNHVPDPRLITAFAERRDGPLHRVNPWTKVGVVGALVLAVTVFDRLALLAGLYGAILVIYGLAGLPYRRLAGWYTLPMLFIVSVAGPLAFLEPGTPIGGALLTPLGELSVTWAGLVLFSELTCRSLTVVTFVLTASMTTKYTDVAYMLGRLLPRPIDQIALLTYRFTFVMIETLEDLAKAALSRSANFSEFWSNKRLYARILGMTMLSAIEQSERLVKSMEARGYNGDITLYGDVSRPPIHELFMMVGSYAAVVGYAVVAVYGVRL; this is encoded by the coding sequence ATGACGACGCTCTCGAACCACGTTCCCGATCCGCGACTCATCACGGCGTTCGCCGAACGACGAGACGGACCGTTACACCGCGTCAATCCATGGACGAAGGTTGGCGTCGTCGGTGCACTCGTCCTCGCCGTCACGGTGTTCGACCGCCTTGCACTCTTGGCCGGACTATACGGAGCCATACTGGTGATCTATGGACTCGCAGGACTGCCATATCGACGACTCGCTGGCTGGTACACGCTCCCGATGCTGTTCATCGTCTCGGTTGCCGGACCGCTGGCGTTCCTCGAACCAGGGACGCCAATCGGTGGCGCGCTCTTGACACCGCTCGGTGAACTTTCTGTCACGTGGGCAGGGCTCGTGCTCTTTTCGGAGCTCACCTGCCGGTCACTCACAGTCGTCACATTTGTCTTGACGGCGTCGATGACGACCAAATATACCGACGTCGCGTACATGCTTGGGCGGTTACTCCCACGACCGATCGACCAGATCGCGCTGCTTACCTATCGGTTCACGTTTGTCATGATCGAGACGCTCGAAGATTTAGCAAAAGCCGCGCTCTCTCGGAGTGCGAACTTCTCAGAGTTTTGGTCGAACAAACGGCTGTATGCCAGAATCCTCGGGATGACGATGCTGTCGGCGATAGAGCAGTCCGAACGCCTCGTCAAGTCGATGGAAGCCCGTGGCTACAATGGCGATATCACGCTGTACGGTGACGTCTCGCGACCACCAATCCACGAACTATTCATGATGGTGGGTTCGTACGCTGCTGTCGTCGGCTACGCTGTGGTCGCGGTCTACGGGGTGAGACTGTGA